Proteins encoded together in one uncultured Desulfosarcina sp. window:
- a CDS encoding type II toxin-antitoxin system RelE/ParE family toxin — translation MQFLNRILLEQIDSTSNLDDLIIPPGNRLEALSGNRAGQYSVRINEQYRVCFEWSNGNADNIEIIDYHR, via the coding sequence ATGCAATTCCTTAACCGGATTTTACTGGAGCAAATTGATTCTACATCAAACCTTGACGATTTAATAATCCCCCCAGGTAATCGATTAGAGGCATTGTCGGGAAATCGTGCCGGCCAATATAGTGTACGAATTAATGAACAGTATCGTGTATGTTTTGAATGGAGCAATGGTAATGCAGACAACATCGAAATTATCGATTATCACAGATAA
- a CDS encoding HigA family addiction module antitoxin, protein MQTTSKLSIITDNLGGNMVRVPKYREPTHPGEMLMEEFLIPMSITQRDLSKAIHVPYQRINEIVNGRRGITPSTALRLAKFFNMSEDFWLNLQLRWDLYRAKHFEEKELSMIKPYTSSEHAVHL, encoded by the coding sequence ATGCAGACAACATCGAAATTATCGATTATCACAGATAATTTAGGAGGAAATATGGTTAGAGTCCCAAAATATAGAGAGCCGACGCATCCTGGAGAAATGCTGATGGAAGAATTTTTGATCCCAATGTCAATCACTCAACGTGATTTATCCAAGGCGATCCATGTTCCTTACCAGCGAATTAACGAGATTGTTAATGGGCGGCGTGGTATTACACCCAGCACTGCTTTACGCCTAGCCAAGTTCTTTAATATGTCAGAAGATTTTTGGCTGAATTTACAGCTTCGTTGGGATTTGTATCGTGCGAAACACTTCGAGGAAAAAGAACTGAGCATGATAAAGCCCTATACATCCTCTGAACATGCCGTTCATCTTTAA
- a CDS encoding 5'-methylthioadenosine/adenosylhomocysteine nucleosidase, producing the protein MIGIIGALDEEVALICEQLAECTTLSKARYEFHQGRLGQQPVTVVKCGVGKVNAAICTQILIDMFQCKRIIFGGVAGGLLKGLAQGDVVVSSHVVQFDIDLTAFGRRRGELADIERLIPADPDMIQAATEAFDRVTEASDAPPTMMVGTIVSGDRFISDPDTIKWLQREFGAACTEMEGGSVGYTCTINEIPFVVMRVISDSAGKHAQKEFDAFLSQSSEMLCNLITETVIRL; encoded by the coding sequence ATGATTGGAATCATAGGTGCCCTCGATGAAGAAGTCGCGCTCATCTGTGAACAGCTCGCGGAGTGTACAACCTTATCCAAAGCCCGGTATGAGTTTCATCAAGGGAGATTGGGACAGCAGCCGGTTACCGTTGTGAAATGCGGGGTGGGGAAGGTCAACGCGGCGATCTGTACCCAGATCCTGATCGACATGTTCCAGTGTAAACGGATCATTTTCGGGGGCGTCGCTGGCGGGCTGCTCAAAGGGCTTGCACAGGGCGATGTCGTGGTGTCCTCCCACGTGGTTCAATTCGACATCGATTTGACGGCATTCGGCCGGCGCCGCGGGGAACTGGCTGATATAGAACGTCTGATTCCGGCCGACCCGGACATGATCCAGGCGGCCACCGAAGCGTTCGACCGGGTGACGGAAGCCAGCGATGCGCCGCCGACGATGATGGTCGGCACCATCGTGTCCGGAGACCGTTTCATATCTGATCCCGATACGATCAAGTGGCTGCAGCGCGAATTCGGCGCCGCCTGCACCGAAATGGAAGGCGGGTCCGTCGGTTACACCTGTACGATCAACGAAATTCCGTTTGTCGTCATGCGGGTGATTTCCGACAGTGCCGGCAAACACGCGCAAAAAGAGTTCGATGCCTTTTTATCGCAAAGCTCCGAGATGCTCTGCAACCTGATTACGGAAACCGTCATCCGACTGTAA
- a CDS encoding DMT family transporter — protein sequence MNNASGPAIPAKTPLIRGLLGSAAVFASAFCFYFSTVVVRWSREAVSIDSAYFTFFRFLLGFMVVCTIMGVRRQRPAPKSYHLLIGRTLANCIAVYCFYQAVRYTSVAEANILNMTYPIFVAMLSWIILRHQRDPVAVAMVVVAVGGVWLILNPGHIGLSINSLWGLCSGVCAAVAIFYLNLSRQYHDANTVLFYMFGLGSVVMFAGFHRHFFWPDGLELYYLVLCGGAGIAGQFLITLGFRYVTAVEGGVISSTRILLAALLGPWLAAEPALGPIGWIGALLIFGANVVLAVRKGR from the coding sequence ATGAACAATGCCTCCGGCCCGGCGATACCCGCCAAAACTCCGCTTATCCGCGGTCTGCTTGGCAGCGCGGCCGTATTCGCTTCGGCCTTCTGTTTCTATTTCTCCACCGTGGTCGTTCGCTGGTCGCGGGAAGCGGTCTCCATCGATTCGGCCTACTTTACCTTTTTCAGGTTTTTGCTGGGCTTCATGGTGGTCTGCACGATCATGGGTGTTCGGCGGCAGCGGCCGGCCCCCAAGAGCTACCATCTGCTCATCGGACGCACCCTGGCCAACTGCATCGCCGTTTACTGCTTTTACCAGGCGGTTCGGTATACTTCCGTGGCCGAAGCCAATATCCTCAACATGACCTACCCGATATTCGTGGCCATGCTGTCTTGGATCATTCTCCGCCACCAGCGTGACCCAGTGGCCGTGGCCATGGTGGTCGTGGCGGTGGGCGGTGTGTGGCTGATTCTCAATCCGGGGCACATCGGGCTTAGCATCAACAGTCTGTGGGGGCTATGCTCGGGGGTCTGCGCCGCGGTCGCCATCTTCTACCTCAACTTGAGCCGGCAGTACCACGATGCCAACACCGTGCTGTTTTACATGTTCGGTCTGGGATCGGTGGTGATGTTCGCCGGTTTCCACCGCCATTTCTTCTGGCCTGACGGACTGGAACTTTACTACCTCGTGCTTTGCGGCGGGGCCGGTATCGCTGGGCAATTTCTCATCACCCTGGGATTTCGATACGTCACCGCCGTGGAGGGCGGGGTGATTTCGTCTACGCGCATCCTGCTTGCGGCCCTGCTGGGGCCGTGGCTGGCGGCGGAGCCGGCACTGGGGCCCATCGGCTGGATAGGGGCTTTGCTGATTTTCGGGGCCAATGTGGTGCTGGCGGTGCGCAAGGGGCGTTGA
- a CDS encoding radical SAM protein has product MEGCTRGLCDFEFDRGTIARAAAENRLLTMEIEFSLRCNFRCPYCYVPAESYFDDELTPDEIRDVLVQAKDLGARRIIVLGGEPSIYPNIREMIDFIQVQGMDVEMFTNGSGISADFSRWLFDRRVRVVLKMNTFDPELQDRLSGHRGAGQIIAAAFEHLKQAGYPSQKAFMAVSTVICRQNLEELPRLWCWLRDQDIAPYFEIITPQANALANRWLEVDPAELQTLFERLAAIDKERYGRTWAVQPPLVGNRCLRHQFSCLITSKGDVMPCVGVTLPLGSIRRQLLQEIIANSSVLKNLKNYRDTIKGPCRECELADGCYGCRGAAYQLTGDYLASDPLCWRNAARFS; this is encoded by the coding sequence ATGGAAGGCTGTACCCGCGGGCTGTGTGACTTCGAATTCGACAGGGGGACCATCGCCCGTGCCGCTGCGGAAAACCGCCTGCTGACCATGGAAATCGAGTTCAGCCTGCGCTGTAATTTTCGCTGTCCCTATTGTTACGTGCCAGCGGAAAGCTATTTCGACGACGAGCTGACCCCCGACGAGATCCGGGATGTGCTGGTACAGGCAAAAGACCTTGGCGCCCGGCGGATCATCGTTTTAGGCGGCGAGCCCAGCATCTATCCTAATATCCGGGAGATGATCGATTTCATCCAGGTGCAGGGCATGGATGTGGAGATGTTCACCAACGGCAGCGGTATCAGCGCCGACTTTTCCCGCTGGCTCTTCGACCGCCGGGTGCGGGTGGTCCTCAAAATGAACACCTTCGATCCCGAATTGCAGGATCGCCTCTCCGGTCATCGGGGCGCCGGCCAGATAATCGCCGCGGCCTTCGAACATCTCAAACAGGCCGGCTATCCATCGCAAAAAGCCTTTATGGCCGTGAGCACCGTCATTTGCCGCCAGAACCTTGAAGAGTTGCCCCGCTTGTGGTGCTGGCTGCGGGACCAGGACATCGCGCCCTATTTCGAAATCATTACCCCCCAGGCCAATGCTCTCGCAAATCGCTGGCTGGAGGTGGACCCCGCGGAGCTGCAAACGCTGTTCGAACGGCTGGCGGCCATCGATAAAGAACGCTACGGCCGCACCTGGGCTGTGCAGCCGCCGCTGGTGGGCAACCGCTGCCTGCGCCACCAGTTCTCCTGTTTGATCACTTCCAAAGGGGATGTAATGCCCTGTGTGGGCGTGACCCTGCCCCTGGGCAGCATCCGCCGGCAGCTGCTTCAGGAAATCATCGCCAACAGCTCGGTCTTGAAAAACCTGAAAAACTACCGCGATACAATCAAGGGGCCCTGCCGGGAATGCGAGTTGGCTGACGGCTGCTACGGCTGCCGGGGCGCGGCCTATCAGCTGACCGGCGACTATCTGGCCTCGGACCCTCTTTGCTGGCGCAATGCAGCCAGATTCTCCTGA
- a CDS encoding AMP-binding protein — translation MADAEATIDPVTATITRLLAGPARPGQAFTMPGCNYDALYRMARRLKACFKDFPDENASIFLFTEDRAVMAAAMLAALAGGPQILLPYALSEATLLDLHRLTGFSAIIGKIDGDPPDGVRIIDPETLTDEVETLAPNEEPAPDRPWVRLFTGGSTGSPQLWTKTPRNLLGEVNYLLDRFGINSGDRILATVPAFHIYGLLYSLLAPLLASARVSALSPSFPEEIKQKIAEMSPTIFVSVPIHYRALKDNPPDKGALRLAFSSAGPLPEDDGRAFFESTGVDLVEIYGSTETGGIATRCRKQGEAGFIPYDCIQWRVAGEELDIRSAFLSAELPVRESGWFTMADRVKTENGGFVVVGRADNIVKVGGNRVDLEKVRQAIAAIEGVREAMVLSNPADTGRNQEIVALAAGSRTAAEIQERLVAVLMPHERPRRVIMVDKIPMAATGKPDRQVIRKMFQTPRNRSESSGRQVLQGTDGNAIGKSYPADSPIRRLTVAGRPPALKTGNRPESLLDWLAAQVEQPCLAKADMASLRQLSRYRRSLTDFTLVVHEETGIQRIIEGAQPASLGFAVDLGTTALVGYLCDLQTGEVLAAETLANPQQRFGEDVTSRISAINETPEHLEQMQQLAAEGINLLMTRCLEKVGSEATVIDEVAVCGNTTMQQIFTGLHPCGLDVSPNFPLTLTPPAVSAGSLGLAVDPTVPVFLMPVVSGFVGGDTMAAVMADRPHEREETTLIVDLGANGKMVLGNDKRLWATGFDTGPAPEGVLGAGIEVLMRKAGIATIDRVILTGALGCRFDWEHALAIGMLPPAVAQAEILPADNLAGVGVVMALLDKKIRLKARDLCRRIRYLEIASNH, via the coding sequence ATGGCTGACGCCGAAGCTACCATCGATCCGGTAACCGCAACGATCACGCGCCTTCTGGCCGGCCCGGCCCGGCCGGGACAGGCCTTTACCATGCCTGGCTGCAACTACGACGCACTGTACCGCATGGCCAGACGGCTTAAGGCCTGTTTCAAGGACTTCCCCGACGAAAACGCGTCCATTTTCCTTTTTACGGAGGATCGCGCCGTTATGGCCGCCGCCATGCTGGCCGCCCTGGCCGGTGGGCCACAAATCCTGCTGCCCTATGCCCTATCGGAAGCGACGCTGCTGGACCTGCACCGCCTGACCGGCTTTTCGGCCATTATTGGAAAAATCGACGGCGATCCACCCGACGGCGTGCGGATCATCGACCCGGAAACCTTGACGGATGAAGTCGAAACCCTGGCTCCCAACGAGGAACCTGCCCCCGACCGCCCCTGGGTCCGCCTGTTCACCGGGGGGTCCACCGGCTCGCCCCAACTCTGGACCAAAACGCCCCGCAACCTGCTGGGCGAAGTGAACTACCTGCTCGACCGTTTTGGCATCAACAGCGGTGACCGCATTCTGGCCACGGTCCCGGCCTTTCATATTTACGGGCTGCTCTACTCCCTTTTGGCTCCCCTCTTGGCATCGGCGCGCGTTTCGGCCCTCTCCCCCTCTTTTCCCGAAGAGATCAAACAAAAGATAGCCGAAATGTCGCCCACGATCTTTGTCAGCGTACCGATTCACTATCGGGCTTTAAAGGACAACCCGCCGGACAAGGGCGCCCTGCGGCTGGCCTTTTCCTCGGCCGGCCCCCTGCCCGAAGACGACGGCCGGGCCTTTTTCGAGTCTACCGGGGTGGATCTGGTGGAAATTTACGGCTCCACGGAAACCGGCGGCATTGCCACCCGCTGCCGAAAACAGGGCGAAGCCGGCTTCATCCCTTATGACTGCATTCAGTGGCGGGTGGCCGGCGAGGAGCTGGATATTCGATCCGCATTTCTCTCCGCCGAACTGCCGGTGCGCGAAAGCGGTTGGTTCACCATGGCGGACCGGGTCAAAACCGAGAACGGCGGCTTCGTGGTCGTGGGACGGGCCGACAATATCGTCAAGGTGGGCGGCAATCGGGTGGATCTGGAAAAAGTCCGTCAGGCCATTGCGGCTATCGAAGGCGTCCGGGAGGCGATGGTGCTGTCCAATCCCGCCGACACCGGCAGGAATCAGGAAATCGTGGCCCTGGCAGCGGGCAGTCGTACCGCAGCCGAAATCCAGGAGCGATTGGTCGCGGTGCTTATGCCCCATGAACGGCCCCGCCGGGTCATCATGGTCGACAAAATTCCCATGGCAGCCACGGGCAAGCCCGACCGGCAGGTCATCCGGAAAATGTTTCAAACCCCACGGAATCGATCCGAGTCGTCAGGACGGCAGGTCCTTCAGGGCACGGATGGAAACGCAATCGGCAAAAGCTACCCCGCGGATTCCCCCATCCGTCGACTGACCGTGGCAGGCCGCCCGCCGGCCCTGAAAACCGGCAACCGGCCCGAAAGCCTGCTGGACTGGCTGGCCGCACAAGTCGAGCAACCGTGCCTGGCCAAGGCCGATATGGCCTCGCTGCGGCAGTTGAGCCGGTACCGTCGCAGTCTTACGGACTTCACCCTGGTGGTGCATGAGGAAACCGGCATCCAACGAATTATAGAAGGAGCGCAGCCTGCCAGCCTCGGCTTTGCCGTGGATCTGGGAACGACCGCCCTGGTCGGCTACCTGTGCGATTTGCAGACGGGGGAGGTGCTGGCCGCCGAGACCTTGGCCAATCCCCAGCAGCGCTTCGGAGAAGATGTGACCAGCCGCATCAGCGCAATCAACGAAACACCAGAACACCTTGAGCAGATGCAGCAGCTTGCCGCAGAGGGCATCAATCTTCTCATGACGCGCTGCCTGGAAAAGGTCGGAAGCGAAGCTACGGTTATCGATGAGGTGGCCGTGTGCGGCAACACCACCATGCAGCAAATCTTCACCGGGCTTCATCCCTGCGGGCTGGATGTTTCCCCAAATTTTCCGCTGACCCTGACGCCGCCGGCCGTAAGCGCAGGCAGTCTGGGCCTGGCCGTCGATCCAACCGTGCCCGTATTTCTCATGCCCGTTGTCTCCGGTTTCGTGGGCGGCGATACGATGGCCGCCGTCATGGCCGACCGCCCCCATGAAAGAGAGGAAACCACCCTGATCGTGGATCTCGGTGCCAACGGTAAAATGGTGCTGGGCAATGACAAAAGGTTGTGGGCCACCGGCTTCGACACAGGACCGGCTCCGGAGGGCGTCCTTGGTGCGGGGATCGAAGTTCTCATGCGTAAGGCCGGCATCGCAACCATCGACCGCGTCATCCTGACAGGCGCCCTTGGATGCCGCTTCGACTGGGAACACGCCCTGGCCATCGGCATGCTGCCGCCGGCCGTGGCACAGGCAGAAATTCTCCCTGCGGACAACCTGGCCGGCGTCGGCGTGGTGATGGCCCTGCTGGACAAAAAGATCCGCTTGAAAGCCCGGGACCTGTGCCGCCGAATCCGCTACCTGGAAATAGCCTCCAATCACTGA
- a CDS encoding Rid family detoxifying hydrolase yields MMTLQTVKTDKAPAAIGPYSQAVVAPPFVFVSGQLGMDPATGDLVGDDLESQARQALENLRQILTAAGSSMEQATAVEVFLTDMGRFADFNAIYAEYFSASPPARAVIEVSALPKGACVEIKCTAVVQ; encoded by the coding sequence ATGATGACATTGCAGACCGTTAAAACAGACAAGGCCCCGGCGGCCATCGGACCCTATTCCCAGGCCGTGGTGGCGCCACCTTTCGTTTTTGTCAGCGGGCAGTTGGGGATGGACCCGGCCACCGGCGATCTGGTGGGAGATGACCTGGAAAGCCAGGCCCGTCAGGCCCTGGAAAACCTCAGGCAGATCCTGACGGCTGCCGGAAGCAGCATGGAGCAGGCAACAGCCGTGGAGGTGTTTTTAACGGATATGGGCCGGTTTGCCGATTTCAACGCCATTTACGCCGAGTACTTTTCCGCCAGCCCGCCGGCGCGCGCGGTCATCGAGGTGAGTGCTCTGCCCAAGGGCGCGTGCGTGGAGATCAAGTGCACGGCGGTCGTTCAGTGA